One region of Tachysurus fulvidraco isolate hzauxx_2018 chromosome 9, HZAU_PFXX_2.0, whole genome shotgun sequence genomic DNA includes:
- the LOC125138387 gene encoding serine protease FAM111A-like — protein sequence MKVSNFSVLENESKLWRVFQLRMAECYKVEEERSGLDTNTTQIKTENHKHSLRFCYESENYTVTCNTPKTILETLQTDSSFKGVYKEIQKKSKQEIVIRREEMPRAALTTHFPCCLINHNELLDLEFIRSGENINTAKLPKFTFHPRENLVCFYIQTRGDENIRRLMKNNELKRTVEYVCVYAVKGEKVKMALKRDGRFTDAVIKKGALNEQENKNITNLSNLVDYLDGKQFQVIVSRHPTGSQESSQELSQESEVKVKVGKSEASETPQEEKPNQNSTTTQEKKTDTPQEEKVWRKSPDTKEISNTEEILKLLREQHGDLLKTLNLRKNVDVKRFFRQEYDKSIQSFSEVNKVKLLMARSDSVCQLRINDSAVGSGFLLFNKFILTNAHVVEDVVLHSLKLQTTNNTKYKLTAAFHFENLGSVGIVIPVEENAIAYWKGKDKSGNYLDFALLELSSDDSEKSLDFALMEQSDDDQIPGLLRFYSPPPTRGAVCIIGHPGGGVKQMDPCFIIAKEDIPQAAETYFEKNPSLNVLHVITQDVLNEDKEVRESQTLYHSCFFHGSSGSPLFDQHCNLIGVHTGGYVYEGERKKTRSVMEYSFPLFYILVNIFIQCSNEKRSDVVQYFESQSNMKYVLQVAKEQLERNSQPMDTS from the exons ATGAAGGTCAGTAATTTCTCtgtgttagaaaatgaatcTAAACTTTGGCGTGTTTTCCAGTTAAGAATGGCTGAGTGTTATAAAGTAGAGGAAGAGAGGAGTGGACTGGATACGAACACCACTCAGATA aaaacagaaaatcacaAACACAGCTTAAGATTCTGTTACGAATCTGAGAACTACACAGTGACCTGTAATACCCCTAAGACCATCCTAGAGACACTTCAGACCGACTCCTCATTTAAAGGTGTCTATAAGGAAATACAGAAGAAAAGTAAGCAGGAAATAGTCATCAGGAGAGAGGAGATGCCCAGAGCTGCTTTAACAACACATTTCCCCTGCTGTTTGATCAACCACAACGAGCTTCTGGACCTCGAATTCATCAGATCAGGTGAAAACATCAATACAGCGAAGCTACCAAAATTCACTTTTCACCCACGTGAAAATCTGGTTTGTTTCTACATTCAGACCAGAGGTGATGAAAATATCCGCAGGCTGATGAAGAATAATGAGCTGAAAAGAACTgtggagtatgtgtgtgtgtatgcagtaaAAGGGGAAAAAGTGAAAATGGCACTAAAGCGTGATGGGAGATTTACAGATGCGGTTATCAAAAAAGGAGCTCTAAATGAGCAGGAAAACAAGAACATCACAAATCTCTCTAATCTTGTTGATTATCTGGATGGAAAGCAGTTTCAGGTCATTGTCTCTCGTCACCCGACAGGCAGCCAGGAGTCGAGCCAGGAGCTGAGTCAGGAGTCAGAAGTAAAAGTGAAGGTTGGAAAAAGTGAAGCTTCTGAAACTCCTCAAGAagaaaaaccaaaccaaaactCCACTACCACTCAAGAGAAGAAAACAGACACACCACAGGAAGAAAAGGTGTGGAGAAAATCCCCAGACACAAAAGAGATCTCAAACACAGAGGAGATCCTGAAGCTCCTGCGAGAGCAGCATGGAGACTTGTTGAAGACGCTGAATTTGCGAAAGAATGTTGATGTGAAAAGGTTTTTCAGACAGGAGTATGATAAAAGCATTCAGAGCTTTTCAGAAGTGAATAAGGTGAAGCTGTTGATGGCTAGATCAGACTCCGTCTGCCAACTCCGCATCAATGATTCTGCAGTTGGATCCGGATTTCTGCTCTTTAACAAGTTTATCCTCACCAATGCACATGTTGTTGAAGACGTAGTCCTTCATTCATTAAAACTACAAACTACAAATAATACGAAATACAAACTAACAGCTGCGTTCCATTTTGAAAATTTGGGCTCTGTAGGAATCGTGATACCAGTGGAGGAGAACGCTATTGCTTATTGGAAGGGAAAAGATAAGAGTGGGAACTATCTGGATTTTGCTTTGCTGGAACTGAGCAGTGATGACAGTGAGAAATCTCTTGATTTTGCTTTGATGGAACAGAGCGATGATGATCAAATTCCCGGATTGCTGAGGTTCTATAGCCCTCCACCTACCAGGGGGGCTGTCTGCATTATCGGACATCCAGGGGGTGGAGTAAAGCAAATGGACCCTTGTTTTATTATTGCAAAAGAGGATATTCCTCAAGCAGCAGAGACATACTTTGAAAAGAATCCAAGCCTTAATGTCCTTCATGTTATAACACAGGATGTCTTGAATGAGGACAAGGAAGTGCGTGAATCCCAAACCCTTTACCATTCCTGTTTCTTTCATGGATCATCTGGCTCTCCACTGTTTGACCAGCACTGCAACCTGATTGGTGTTCACACTGGTGGATATGTTTatgaaggagaaagaaagaaaaccaggAGTGTGATGGAATATTCATTTCCACTGTTTTACATTCTGGTGAATATCTTCATACAGTGCAGCAATGAGAAAAGATCTGATGTAGTTCAATACTTTGAGTCCCAAAGCAACATGAAATATGTTCTCCAAGTGGCAAAAGAACAGTTAGAGAGAAATTCTCAGCCCATGGACACTTCATAA